Proteins from a single region of Colias croceus chromosome Z, ilColCroc2.1:
- the LOC123705618 gene encoding acetyl-coenzyme A synthetase, with amino-acid sequence MSRVYQPSAHVVEKSRIPSFDKYKEMYQKSIDHPEEFWSEIAKEFHWQTPYQPDRFVSYNFDITKGDIFVKWLEGAVTNISVNLLDRNVEKGYGDKIAYYWEGNHPDDYSRITYKKLKDLVCQFANGLRDRGVHKGDRVAIYMPMILETVVCMLACARIGAIHSVVFAGFSSDSLAERMSDCKAKVLVTADGGWRGEKLLILKNTCDEALEKARTKHNHRVEMCVVVSHLSKATPCGKLDDLRSMYNWNDDVDVWWHDLIEDQSDVCPPEWMGSEEPLFMLYTSGSTGKPKGVLHTTGGYLLYAATTFRYVFDYSPNDIYFCTADVGWITGHTYVVYAPLANCATSVMFEGTPFYPDKDRYWAVVEKYKVTQMYTAPTAIRSLMKFGENYVTKHDMKSLRVLGSVGEPINPEAWHWYHKLVGAGRCSIVDTFWQTETGGHVITSLPGATPMKPGAAGFPFFGVAPSILDENGKVIEGPGEGYLVFNRPWPGVMRTLFGDHERYQKVYFSKFPGYYCTGDGARRDEDGLIWVTGRIDDMLNVSGHLMSTAEVESVLTEDPHVSEAAVVSRPHPQKGESLYCFVILNEGVQYDPAITDALKKHIRSRIGAFAAPDVIHFASGLPKTRSGKIMRRILRKIAVGDSDIGDTSTLADPAVVEELFKNRK; translated from the exons ATGTCGCGCGTTTATCAACCTTCGGCTCACGTAGTCGAAAAGTCCCGGATACCATCTTTCGACAAATACAAAGAGATGTACCAGAAATCGATCGACCACCCGGAGGAGTTCTGGTCAGAAATAGCCAAAGAATTCCATTGGCAGACGCCGTACCAGCCCGACAGATTCGTCTCGTACAATTTCGATATAACGAAAGGCGACATTTTCGTTAAATGGCTGGAGGGAGCGGTGACCAACATCTCCGTGAACCTGCTGGACAGAAACGTGGAGAAGGGCTACGGGGACAAAATCGCCTATTATTG GGAGGGAAACCACCCAGACGACTACAGCCGTATCACGTACAAGAAGTTGAAAGACCTCGTGTGTCAGTTCGCGAATGGCTTGCGGGACCGCGGCGTGCACAAGGGTGATAGGGTCGCGATCTACATGCCCATGATCTTGGAGACCGTCGTCTGCATGCTCGCCTGCGCGAGGATCGGCGCCATACATTCTGTCGTG ttcGCAGGTTTTTCTTCGGACTCGCTGGCTGAGCGCATGTCGGATTGCAAGGCCAAGGTCTTGGTGACCGCGGACGGCGGGTGGCGCGGGGAGAAACTGCTGATCTTGAAGAATACCTGTGATGAAGCACTGGAGAAAGCTAGAACCAAGCACAACCATAGAGTGGAGATGTGTGTTGTGGTCTCGCACCTGTCTAAGGCCACGCCGTGTGGCAAACTGGACGATCTTCGAAGCATG TATAATTGGAACGATGACGTCGACGTCTGGTGGCACGATCTCATCGAAGATCAGTCTGACGTGTGTCCCCCCGAGTGGATGGGGTCAGAGGAGCCCCTCTTTATGCTGTATACGAG CGGATCTACGGGCAAGCCCAAAGGGGTATTGCATACAACAGGGGGCTACTTACTGTACGCAGCTACAACCTTCCGCTACGTATTCGACTACAGTCCGAACGACATCTATTTCTGCACAGCCGATGTCGGCTGGATCACCGGACACACCTACGTCGTGTATGCGCCTTTGGCTAATTGCGCAACCTCTGTTATG ttCGAAGGCACACCCTTCTATCCAGACAAGGACCGTTACTGGGCGGTGGTAGAGAAGTACAAGGTGACTCAGATGTACACAGCTCCTACTGCCATCAGGTCGCTTATGAAGTTCGGAGAGAACTATGTCACTAA ACACGACATGAAATCCCTTCGGGTACTGGGCAGTGTTGGGGAGCCAATTAATCCAGAAGCGTGGCACTGGTACCACAAACTCGTGGGCGCCGGACGATGCTCCATTGTAGATACCTTCTGGCAGACGGAAACCGGTGGCCACGTCATCACCAGTCTACCTGGAGCCACTCCCATGAAACCTGGTGCTGCT GGGTTCCCATTCTTTGGCGTCGCGCCGAGTATCCTTGATGAGAACGGCAAAGTGATCGAAGGGCCTGGCGAGGGCTACCTGGTGTTCAACAGGCCCTGGCCCGGTGTGATGCGCACCCTCTTTGGGGACCACGAGCGCTACCAGAAGGTCTACTTCTCCAAGTTCCCGGGATACTATTGTACTGGGGACG GTGCGCGACGTGATGAAGACGGCTTGATCTGGGTAACTGGTCGCATCGACGACATGCTGAACGTGTCCGGTCACCTGATGTCCACCGCTGAAGTGGAGAGCGTGCTCACAGAGGACCCCCACGTGTCTGAAGCCGCCGTGGTCTCCCGCCCTCACCCACAAAAGGGAGAATCGCTCTACTGCTTCGTGATCCTCAACGAGGGCGTCCAGTACGACCCCGCTATAACCGACGCACTTAAGAAGCACATCCGCAGCAGAATTGGCGCCTTCGCCGCTCCTGATGTCATTCACTTCGCCTCTGGCCTGCCCAAGACCAGGTCTGGTAAGATCATGAGAAGGATACTGCGTAAGATCGCTGTGGGTGACTCCGACATCGGAGACACTTCCACTCTCGCCGACCCCGCCGTAGTCGAGGAGCTCTTCAAAAACAGGAAGTAA